From a single Bacteroidales bacterium genomic region:
- a CDS encoding Gfo/Idh/MocA family oxidoreductase — protein MPTPLSAKDGEKLRVGFIGVGLRGRGNLDLILRRGDCIVPCIADPEPKAIASSMKMFEQMDLKKPDAYGQGVYDYLKMLDKEKLDAVIISTPWTWHSRQAVAAMKHGLYVGCEVSGAFSIDQCWNLVNTHEETGSHFFFLENVCYRRDVMAVLNMVRNNVFGELIHIECGYQHDLRNVKFNDGETVYSRGSEFGENALSEAKWRTIHSLHRNGDLYPTHGAGPIMNYININRGNRFTHLVSMSTKARGLQEYLNEVDPNHPNARLEWKLGDVVTTLIQCSNGEKVLVSHDTNLPRPYSLAFRVQGTKGLWMDVNKSIHVEGVSEGHRWDDQQLWLEKYDHPLWKRYQDDAAGAGHGGMDWFMINAFVESAKRNTAPPIDVYDAATMLAITPLSEKSIAMGSAPMPFPDFTNGRWISKKPDFGLSDLY, from the coding sequence ATGCCAACACCATTGTCTGCCAAAGATGGCGAAAAACTGCGGGTTGGATTTATTGGTGTGGGCTTGCGGGGCCGGGGTAATCTGGATCTAATCCTCAGGCGTGGCGATTGCATTGTTCCATGTATTGCCGATCCCGAACCAAAAGCAATTGCCTCCTCGATGAAAATGTTTGAACAGATGGACCTGAAAAAGCCTGATGCCTATGGTCAAGGTGTTTACGATTATCTGAAGATGCTTGACAAAGAAAAACTGGATGCAGTTATCATTTCTACACCTTGGACCTGGCATAGTCGTCAGGCAGTTGCAGCCATGAAGCATGGATTGTACGTGGGCTGTGAAGTTTCCGGCGCTTTTTCGATTGATCAGTGCTGGAACCTGGTTAATACGCATGAAGAAACCGGGTCGCATTTTTTCTTTCTCGAAAATGTTTGCTACCGCCGCGATGTGATGGCCGTGCTCAACATGGTTCGTAACAATGTGTTTGGCGAGTTGATCCACATTGAATGTGGTTACCAGCACGATCTCAGGAATGTAAAATTCAACGATGGGGAAACTGTTTACTCCCGCGGTTCGGAGTTTGGCGAAAATGCCTTGAGTGAAGCCAAATGGAGAACCATTCACTCCCTGCACCGCAACGGCGATTTATATCCGACACATGGGGCGGGGCCTATCATGAATTATATCAATATCAACCGAGGGAACCGTTTCACTCACCTTGTTTCAATGTCAACCAAGGCCAGGGGATTGCAGGAATATCTGAATGAGGTTGACCCTAACCATCCCAACGCAAGGCTTGAATGGAAGCTGGGTGATGTGGTGACTACGCTCATTCAATGCAGCAATGGCGAAAAAGTACTGGTAAGCCATGATACCAATTTGCCCCGTCCTTACTCGCTTGCTTTCAGGGTGCAGGGTACCAAGGGCTTGTGGATGGATGTGAACAAATCCATTCATGTGGAAGGAGTTTCGGAAGGCCACCGCTGGGATGACCAACAGCTATGGCTCGAAAAATATGATCATCCGCTTTGGAAACGTTACCAGGATGATGCCGCAGGCGCCGGCCATGGCGGCATGGACTGGTTCATGATCAACGCTTTTGTGGAATCAGCGAAACGAAACACAGCGCCACCTATTGATGTATATGATGCCGCCACCATGCTTGCTATCACCCCGCTGAGCGAAAAATCAATTGCTATGGGCAGCGCCCCCATGCCTTTCCCCGATTTCACCAATGGTCGCTGGATCAGCAAGAAACCGGATTTTGGGTTGAGTGATTTGTACTGA